GGCAGAGCGGTTTGCCGCCCCGCCTGGCCAGCCTGGCCGGGGCGGCGCTGCCGGGCCTGATCCTGCTGCTGCCGCTCGGGATGCTGACCGCGCTCCAGTCGGCATGGATGCTGGCGGCCGAGCGCCATGTGAACACGCTGCTCGAATGCATTCCCCCATTGTCGATCGGGGCGCTGGTCATGGCGCTGCCTGGCGGCGGCATGCGGGCGCTGGTGTGGGGAACGGTTGCCGGCAGCGTGCTGCATCTGTTGTCGCTCATGGCGCCGCTGGGCCGGCACGACAGGGAGCGCGCACCGCGGCTCGCGCTCTCGTCGCCGCAGTGGAGCTGGTTCTGGCAGGGCTTCGGCATCATGGTCGGGGGGCAGGCGCTGATGAGCCTGACGGTCGTGATCGACCAGTTCTACGCGGCCGGGCTGGGCACGGGCGCGATCGCCATGCTGGGCTACGCGAACCGGATCCTGGCGCTGATCCTCGGGCTGGCGGCGATCGCGGTATCGCGCGCGACCCTGCCCATTTTCGCGCAGGCGCAAGCGCATGCGCAAGCGGGCGCTCACCTGCGCGCCGTCGCACGCCTGTGGGCGGGCATCCTGTTCGCGCTGGGCCTGCTGGCGATGCTGGCCAGCCATGCGGCCGCGCCATGGATGGTGCGCCTGTTGTATGAACGCGGCCAGTTCGGCGCAGCCGATACGGCCGCGGTGGCGGAGGTGCTGCGCTACGGGCTGCCCCAACTGCCTTTCTATTTCTCGTCAATGGTATTGGTCAGCTATGCACTGAGCCAGCGGCGCTACCAGCTGGTGTTCGTCTCGGCCCTGATCGGCTGCGTCGCCAAGATCGCCGGCAACGCGCTGCTGGTCCCCGTACTCGGCGTGAACGGCATCGCGCTCGGCACGATGCTGGTCTACGCGTCGACCGGACTGTTCTTCTGGCATGCCCTGATTGTTCGTGGGGCGAGGGACGAAGGCCCTGCCGGATCGCGCGGGCGCGCCGCGGGAAAGCGGCGCACATGAAGATTCTTCTATTTACCCATAGCCTGGCCGGCGGCGGCGCCGAGCGCACCGTCGCCACGCTCGCCAACCACTGGGCCGATCGCGGCTGGGACGTGACGGTGGCCACGCTGGCGCCGCGGGGCGAGGACTTCTATGACTTGCGTGCAGGCGTGCGGCGCGTCGCGCTCGACCTGGCGGGCGACAGCCCCTCGCCGCTGGCCGCTGCGCGCCATAACCTGCGACGCATAGGGGCGCTGCGCCGCCTGCTCGCTCAGCTGCGGCCGGAGGTCGCACTCGCCATGATGAGCACCCCGAACGTGCTGCTTGCCCTGGCCAGCCGGGGAATGCCGTGGCTCGTGCGCGTGGGGTCGGAGCGCTGCTATCCACCCCATGCGCCGCTGGCCCGGCCGTGGAGCAGCGCGCGCCGGCTCCTGTACGACCGCCTGGACGCCGTCGTGGCCCTGACCGAGGAATGCAGGCGGTGGATCGTCACGCATACGTCGGCGCGCACCGTTCCCGTGATTCCGAATGCCGTCGTCTGGCCTTTGCCGTGCGTCGCGCCCTGGATCGTGCCGAACAAGGTCGTCGACCCCGGGCGGCGGTTGCTGCTTGCGATCGGGCGCCTGGACCCGGTCAAGAACCTCGGCGGCCTGCTGGCGGTGTTCGCCCGGCTCGCCGGTCGCCATCCGGACTGGGATCTCGTCATTCTCGGAGAAGGCCCGGAACGCGCCGCCCTGCAGGAGGCGCGCGCAGCGCTGGGGCTCGAGGGCCGGGTCGTCATGCCCGGTATCGCCGGCAACGTCGCGCAATGGCATGCGCGCTGCGACCTGTATGTGCTGTCGTCCCACTCCGAAGGGTTCCCGAATGCGCTGGCGGAGGCGCTATGCCATGGCATGCCGGTCGTCAGCGTCGACTGCGATACCGGACCACGCGACATCGTCCGGCACGGCATCGACGGATTGCTGGTCGCCCCGGGCGATCCGGACGCGCTCGAAGGGGCGCTCGATGCCTTGATGGCAGATGGCGCGCTCAGGCGGCAGTTCGCGGCGCAGGCGGCCGCGGCGCGGCAGCGCTTCGGGATCGAGCGGGTCGCAGGCATGTGGGAGGCGCTATTCAGCCGCCTCCGGGACGCGGGCGAGGCGTCCAGGCGCCCGGCCGGCGGGTCGAAAGAACGGGAACTCCTGTCATGAGCCGCCGGCCTTCCATCGTGACGAGCGTGTTCGTGGTCCGCGCCACGCCGTCCGCGGCGCTGGCCCCGGCCAGGCACGGCGGCCTGCTGTTCTACCAGTGCGCCGTCCTCGGCCTCGCG
This portion of the Telluria beijingensis genome encodes:
- the murJ gene encoding murein biosynthesis integral membrane protein MurJ, encoding MRPGYARLSFLQPLRALGAQLRAAAPDHAAILKGMLTVAAFVFVGKLASAIKEMAVAYRYGLGAEVDAYQFLYTVIGWPLGVWSSVLTAVLVPLAVRLRHQQGDLARFRSELLGLVIVAGLALAGLAWLVLHTLFQLGQSGLPPRLASLAGAALPGLILLLPLGMLTALQSAWMLAAERHVNTLLECIPPLSIGALVMALPGGGMRALVWGTVAGSVLHLLSLMAPLGRHDRERAPRLALSSPQWSWFWQGFGIMVGGQALMSLTVVIDQFYAAGLGTGAIAMLGYANRILALILGLAAIAVSRATLPIFAQAQAHAQAGAHLRAVARLWAGILFALGLLAMLASHAAAPWMVRLLYERGQFGAADTAAVAEVLRYGLPQLPFYFSSMVLVSYALSQRRYQLVFVSALIGCVAKIAGNALLVPVLGVNGIALGTMLVYASTGLFFWHALIVRGARDEGPAGSRGRAAGKRRT
- a CDS encoding glycosyltransferase family 4 protein; amino-acid sequence: MKILLFTHSLAGGGAERTVATLANHWADRGWDVTVATLAPRGEDFYDLRAGVRRVALDLAGDSPSPLAAARHNLRRIGALRRLLAQLRPEVALAMMSTPNVLLALASRGMPWLVRVGSERCYPPHAPLARPWSSARRLLYDRLDAVVALTEECRRWIVTHTSARTVPVIPNAVVWPLPCVAPWIVPNKVVDPGRRLLLAIGRLDPVKNLGGLLAVFARLAGRHPDWDLVILGEGPERAALQEARAALGLEGRVVMPGIAGNVAQWHARCDLYVLSSHSEGFPNALAEALCHGMPVVSVDCDTGPRDIVRHGIDGLLVAPGDPDALEGALDALMADGALRRQFAAQAAAARQRFGIERVAGMWEALFSRLRDAGEASRRPAGGSKERELLS